A single region of the Halobacterium wangiae genome encodes:
- a CDS encoding Hsp20/alpha crystallin family protein encodes MTSRGIPFEELERILERLDDARDGGSEFAVDVKDADGRFTVTADLPGFESEDIEVEVQDRTLRIDAERSEDTKIDEEQYIRRERSERSTSRSLTLPEAVDEDATSASFQHGVLTVELPKASASDDGTTVDIE; translated from the coding sequence ATGACCTCTCGCGGCATCCCCTTCGAGGAACTGGAACGGATTCTCGAACGACTCGACGACGCACGCGACGGCGGCAGCGAGTTCGCGGTGGACGTGAAGGACGCCGACGGGCGCTTCACGGTCACCGCCGACCTCCCCGGGTTCGAGAGCGAGGACATCGAGGTAGAGGTACAGGACCGGACGCTCCGCATCGACGCCGAGCGGTCCGAGGACACCAAGATCGACGAGGAGCAGTACATCCGTCGGGAGCGCAGCGAGCGCTCGACGAGTCGGAGCCTCACGCTCCCGGAGGCCGTCGACGAGGACGCCACGAGCGCGTCGTTCCAGCACGGCGTCCTCACCGTCGAACTGCCGAAGGCGAGCGCGTCCGACGACGGGACGACGGTGGACATCGAGTAG
- the pheA gene encoding prephenate dehydratase, which translates to MQTVTLGPAGTYSHRAALAVADDGDIAFAESVRGIVDAVADGSASRGVVPIENSIEGSVTETLDALADTDLAVVREVVTPVKHALIAQSGNFDTVASHSQALAQVRTFLDENYPDADREAVASTARSVELAREDATVAGIAHPDNATGDLQLVAEDIQDRTSNSTRFFVVAPPEDRSDAGGKSSFVVYPNANYPGLLLELLEPFADRDINLSRVESRPSGERLGDYVFHVDVAAGLYEERTQAALEEIEAIAEDGWVHRLGSYDVEHVV; encoded by the coding sequence GCCCGCCGGTACGTACTCACACCGCGCAGCGCTCGCCGTCGCAGACGACGGCGACATCGCATTCGCCGAGTCTGTGCGCGGCATCGTCGACGCGGTCGCCGACGGGAGCGCCAGCCGCGGCGTCGTCCCAATCGAGAACAGCATCGAGGGGTCGGTGACGGAGACCCTGGACGCGCTCGCGGACACCGACCTCGCCGTCGTCCGCGAGGTCGTCACACCCGTTAAGCACGCGCTCATCGCGCAGAGCGGGAACTTCGACACCGTCGCCAGCCACTCCCAGGCGCTCGCGCAGGTCCGGACGTTCCTCGACGAGAACTACCCCGACGCCGACCGCGAAGCCGTCGCCTCTACGGCACGAAGCGTCGAACTCGCACGCGAGGACGCGACCGTCGCCGGCATCGCCCACCCCGACAACGCCACCGGCGACCTCCAGCTCGTCGCCGAGGACATCCAGGACCGCACCAGCAACTCCACGCGCTTCTTCGTCGTCGCACCGCCCGAGGACCGCTCGGACGCCGGCGGGAAGTCCTCGTTCGTCGTCTACCCGAACGCCAACTACCCCGGTCTGCTGCTCGAACTACTCGAACCGTTTGCCGACCGCGACATCAACCTCTCCCGGGTCGAGTCCCGGCCCTCCGGCGAGCGACTCGGTGACTACGTCTTCCACGTCGACGTCGCCGCCGGCCTCTACGAGGAGCGCACGCAGGCCGCCCTCGAGGAGATCGAGGCCATCGCCGAGGACGGCTGGGTCCACCGCCTCGGCTCCTACGACGTCGAGCACGTCGTCTAA